A section of the Flavobacterium ardleyense genome encodes:
- a CDS encoding PorP/SprF family type IX secretion system membrane protein produces the protein MKKLYFTAFLAFLAFTDSYAQQDPHYTQYMYNMNVINPAYAGSKEALSFGLLYRKQWVDIEDAPTTFSLSGSMPVGRNVGLGLSLISDEIGPVTEQNAYADFSYTLNLGGEHRLALGLKAGATFHKVGLFTEIGQSNVPDLGDPAFSENTSNVYPNVGTGVFYYTQKYYVAFSVPNMLKSKHLDINNVNGKKQFGTESLHYFLTGGYVFDLSPSVKFKPFAMLKSAFDAPLSVDVSTNFLFNEKFEIGATYRIDDSFGAMVNYAISPSLRIGYAYDHIVSDLNITTPSSHEVILLFDINFSKKVSQSPRYF, from the coding sequence ATGAAGAAACTATATTTCACGGCCTTCTTAGCGTTTTTAGCCTTTACAGATAGCTATGCGCAACAAGATCCCCATTATACACAGTATATGTATAATATGAATGTCATCAATCCAGCTTATGCAGGAAGTAAAGAAGCCTTGTCTTTTGGACTTTTATACAGAAAGCAATGGGTTGATATCGAAGATGCTCCTACTACCTTCTCTCTATCTGGAAGCATGCCAGTAGGACGCAATGTAGGACTAGGACTTTCACTTATCTCTGATGAGATAGGACCCGTAACCGAGCAAAATGCCTATGCCGATTTCTCATACACCCTAAATCTAGGAGGTGAACACCGCTTAGCATTAGGATTAAAAGCAGGAGCTACTTTTCATAAAGTAGGCTTGTTTACAGAAATTGGACAAAGCAATGTGCCCGATTTAGGCGACCCTGCTTTTTCTGAGAACACATCCAATGTGTATCCAAACGTAGGAACAGGAGTTTTCTACTACACACAGAAGTATTATGTTGCTTTCTCTGTACCAAATATGCTAAAATCAAAACACCTTGACATTAATAATGTGAATGGTAAAAAGCAATTTGGAACAGAAAGTTTGCACTACTTCCTAACGGGAGGGTACGTATTTGATCTGAGCCCAAGTGTGAAGTTTAAGCCCTTTGCGATGCTTAAGTCAGCCTTTGATGCGCCACTATCGGTGGATGTATCGACCAACTTTTTATTCAATGAGAAATTTGAAATCGGAGCCACTTACCGCATCGACGATTCTTTTGGCGCCATGGTAAACTATGCCATCAGTCCATCGCTTCGTATCGGATACGCCTACGATCACATTGTATCAGATCTAAATATTACCACACCGTCCTCGCACGAGGTAATCTTATTGTTTGATATTAATTTCTCTAAGAAAGTATCACAATCTCCAAGGTATTTCTAA
- a CDS encoding OmpA family protein, translated as MKKLYIALSFVISTAGLQAQNTDTAKADKLYERYEFVSAAEQYTKLVDQGKADGYVYKQLADTYFNMFNTAEAAKWYAKAVETDQDAETYYRYAQMLKGNGQYEESNKQMRKFAAASPNDQRAKTFMENPNYIPKLMGKEKMYDITSLSVSSEKSDFGPVLNNNTLYFTSARNTSRKTYGWNDEPFLDIYTATYNTDGSINEATALTELNSQYHDGPVTLSADGNTMYFTSDSFRESSFERDRKNKLKLGKNNLFKATKNGDKWGNVQSLPFNSKEYSTSNPSLSHDGKTLYFSSDMPGSLGGVDIWKVAVNADGSYGTPENLGKRVNTEGNESFPFIAQDNQTLYFASAGKPGFGGYDVFKVKLNDSSEAVNLGKPVNSEKDDFSFSYDQEKNIGFFASNRSGMDNIYGANPLCGLEVLTVVTDSKTGKILSNAKVSILDDKNNVIATEMSNSKGEVGYNVECNKTFTIQASATGYESNTFAVAAVKTGTTTKVAAMLNPIAEIIKETQVVLNDVFFEFDKSNITREGAYELDKLVEAMKANPTMVIMVKAHTDNRGSDVYNMRLSDRRAKSSVQYILSKGIKKDRISGKGYGESEPKVNCGEGCTEAEHAENRRSEFIIVKK; from the coding sequence ATGAAAAAACTATATATAGCATTGAGTTTTGTGATTAGCACCGCGGGACTTCAGGCTCAAAATACAGACACCGCCAAGGCCGACAAGCTCTACGAAAGGTATGAGTTTGTGTCCGCAGCCGAGCAATACACCAAGCTAGTAGATCAAGGCAAAGCAGACGGATACGTCTACAAACAACTTGCCGATACCTACTTCAATATGTTCAATACCGCCGAGGCAGCCAAATGGTATGCCAAAGCAGTAGAGACCGATCAAGATGCCGAGACCTACTACCGTTATGCACAAATGCTAAAAGGAAACGGACAGTACGAAGAGTCAAACAAGCAGATGCGCAAGTTTGCAGCCGCAAGCCCAAACGATCAGCGTGCCAAAACCTTTATGGAAAATCCAAATTACATTCCCAAGCTAATGGGCAAGGAGAAAATGTACGACATCACAAGTCTTTCTGTAAGCAGTGAGAAGTCGGATTTCGGACCCGTATTGAACAACAATACATTGTATTTTACATCTGCTAGAAATACTTCTAGAAAAACCTATGGTTGGAATGATGAGCCATTTTTGGACATCTATACTGCAACCTATAATACAGATGGAAGCATTAACGAAGCGACAGCCCTTACAGAGCTAAATTCACAGTACCACGACGGCCCTGTGACGCTAAGTGCCGATGGAAATACGATGTACTTTACAAGTGATAGCTTTCGCGAAAGCTCTTTTGAAAGAGACCGCAAAAACAAATTAAAGCTTGGAAAGAATAACTTGTTTAAAGCCACAAAAAATGGAGATAAATGGGGGAATGTACAATCACTTCCTTTTAACAGCAAAGAGTATTCAACCAGCAATCCAAGTTTGAGCCATGACGGAAAAACACTTTACTTCTCATCGGATATGCCGGGGAGTTTAGGTGGAGTAGATATCTGGAAAGTAGCAGTAAATGCAGATGGTAGCTACGGAACGCCAGAAAACTTAGGCAAAAGAGTGAACACTGAAGGAAATGAAAGTTTCCCGTTTATAGCACAAGACAATCAGACCTTGTACTTTGCTTCGGCAGGAAAACCAGGTTTTGGAGGTTATGATGTTTTTAAAGTAAAACTAAACGATTCATCAGAAGCAGTAAACCTTGGAAAACCAGTAAACTCTGAGAAAGATGACTTTAGCTTTAGCTATGACCAAGAGAAAAATATTGGATTCTTTGCTAGTAATAGATCGGGAATGGACAATATTTATGGTGCTAATCCATTGTGTGGTTTAGAAGTGTTGACGGTAGTTACTGATTCTAAAACAGGAAAAATTCTTTCAAATGCGAAAGTATCGATCTTGGACGACAAGAACAATGTGATTGCAACAGAGATGAGCAACTCAAAAGGAGAAGTTGGCTACAATGTAGAGTGTAATAAAACCTTTACTATCCAAGCATCAGCTACAGGATATGAGAGCAACACATTTGCCGTAGCGGCAGTAAAAACTGGAACGACTACCAAAGTAGCAGCGATGCTTAATCCAATTGCAGAAATCATCAAAGAAACACAAGTAGTACTTAACGATGTATTCTTCGAATTTGACAAGAGCAATATCACAAGAGAAGGTGCTTACGAGCTAGACAAATTAGTTGAGGCAATGAAAGCCAATCCTACGATGGTGATTATGGTAAAAGCACATACTGATAATAGAGGTAGTGATGTTTACAATATGAGATTATCTGATAGAAGAGCAAAATCTAGCGTTCAATACATCCTATCAAAAGGAATTAAGAAAGATAGAATCTCTGGAAAAGGATATGGAGAATCAGAGCCTAAAGTTAATTGTGGAGAAGGTTGTACAGAAGCCGAGCACGCAGAGAACAGACGTTCTGAGTTTATTATCGTAAAGAAATAA
- a CDS encoding GEVED domain-containing protein, which translates to MLFLSQEINAQANTYIFAQSNGTYTPITGGIVVVTSVNNVPSIDTYASSVLTIPSFTFAGTAYTQMSVTSNGQLALGGSTPSHNTYDVLSATTGGNVFLAPFSADLNSNTTSTGEIRYEIIGNDIIVQWTNFQRYGITENINFQVRMNRSTGVIKFVYDGTPPYGSSTSHQPQVGIKSAVGNYSALTVASAGSWNSPVKITTGIGTNSICTFTLNTGPTSGLTYTWSPDVPAVPNCATSFIPVNSATNVVTSPTLTWASGGGVPTSYNVYFGTNANPPLIGNQTGISYNPGTLAANTTYYWQIVPKNSIGSAAGCTVNSFKTTAASLYCTAGATNTSFEKIHNVTIGGINNNSTSTAGYEDFTSVSTTLFQGQQYAFSASGNTSYAVDQVLVWIDFNQNGSFTDGGEQVFVSSTQFSPWAGSLTIPASALLGATRMRVRLHDTYNNPNSTPCGLSGYGQVEDYTVIISTLTPCTGTPIAGSVTVNPTLGSPGSVYSVGASGFTPASGLTFQWQYSDNGGGTWTNQGAATPSYSSLTGMTAPAFGIVRTWRLLVTCSASGLTATSSTGKFTSSYCVPSGTTAYYITNFKTTGGATDINNSSGNSNIYGNYAAISASQYAGSSLNLSISTNSGQHYFSGWVDWNNDGDFADAGEAIFSTSTFTNSYSGAYTIAASQPAGSYRMRIANSWSATSITSCSGNGYSEYEDYTITVLALTPCTGTPTAGAVTVNPVSGQPGSSYAVTASGFTGASGLTYQWQYSDNGGGTWTNQGGSTPSYSNLTGMIAPAFGIVRTWRLTVTCTSSGAFANSSTGTFTSSYCSTFSTSSEYYIKNFATTGGIGNITNLNTSQSPNGYGNYTSQSVSQYAGSSINFTTSFGLNSTYTFGFSIWIDWNNDGDFLDSGEQVYVSSSYNTNYSSSFSIPMAVVPGNYRMRVLADYYSIAPMNPCALSATGPYGEVEDYTLQVLSLGPCTTPAAQPTALSLTVSGAVINGSFIAATPAPNSYLVVVGTNATPPTLVNGTTYPIGSSIGAGYTVVDNDSNTSFSANSLNSLTTYYFFVYSMNNFCTGGPNYQNTSPLTGSAITGSCVPSVSSGYQNSIYTTRVDFSGTLNDTFKTSTFSNSPLGYQDWTSLPDRPIQVPGEYINVSVQNNTASNIVAWVDWDKDGNFVETEKVYSTNGNSRSAASFNFLIPIGQTLGDYKIRIRSNTSTGTFPYTSCQLLTSQAGETEDYLFTVVAKCNSLVISVTNGLGCDSSTVTLGATATAGVTQFRWYTAQTGGTSIGTSTVGAGFSTTFTTPVISTTTNYYVAAWNGTCETQMRTLVTAKMSKAPIVTFTPAAPKICGDTEIVQLSAAGSKEFVYLINEDFESGGLGLFTNENIINNTPTINSTSSWQNRSSTFISTLPLWRPSISSGSGANKFVTATSDVGSTTTVHNALRSPIIDTRSFATLHLKFDMYYSRYYANGTNTSQDFVAIEGSRDGGVTWLTAEQLKITDDEGKASKFNSKTIELSFLTGEENARFRIIYYGTSCEGVAIDNIEFYGKKTISEFNFDTTAANAFMDAAATIPYMGTPTTSIYIKPSLSQLENALLNIAVYTGSDACATGINIVNNTKSFSAGTSPNDWNAATNWKPAGVPTATNCIIILDDDVRVTGTNYSASGLNLAIKNNALLTVNAGNTIIITDKVIIESTGELRLKDGASLLQINDIQNTGTGQMKVERIANIRKTDYVYWSSPVTTASAFSSASISPETYSNMIYKWLPTIPTNLNGFGNWTAGIESMISGKGYIVRGPNSFSETPAPFTTTFAGTPSNGTISIPIQRGDWNGGVYSTGVSPTPGTNNDDNWNLVGNPYPSAIDAKAFLLANTNIDGFINIWTHGTMPNSTIPNPFYGTFSYNYNLSDYITYNSSGTQNGPTAFNGYIPSGQGFFVAMLHGSTNPGNITFTNALRGSTYNNSVFYKSAADQNSAGEGRIWLDIVADDGRNVRTLVAYVEGATNGRDRLFDAITDDKEDLNLFSNIEDDMMKIQGKVAPFVQHDKIPLGIKVPRVGLYSIAIAAVDGLFTDASQNIYLEDMYHNVIHNLRENPYKFNSQGGKFTDRFVLRYTNGTLGNENHSIDPDSVLIACSEQIEVKSVFSEIDKIRIFDVLGKELANFSNVNDFYLAISRVKKENKALIVRVSLINGFVVNKMIIY; encoded by the coding sequence ATGCTTTTTCTTAGTCAAGAAATAAATGCTCAAGCTAATACCTATATTTTCGCGCAAAGCAATGGAACATATACTCCTATCACAGGAGGAATAGTTGTCGTTACATCAGTTAATAATGTTCCTTCGATTGATACCTATGCTTCAAGTGTTTTAACAATTCCTTCCTTTACATTTGCGGGAACTGCGTATACTCAAATGTCCGTTACTTCAAATGGACAATTAGCTTTAGGAGGTTCGACACCTTCTCACAATACGTATGATGTGCTGTCTGCTACTACCGGAGGAAATGTTTTTTTAGCGCCTTTCAGCGCCGACTTAAACAGTAATACTACGAGCACTGGCGAAATTCGATATGAAATAATTGGCAATGATATTATTGTGCAATGGACCAATTTTCAGAGATATGGTATTACTGAAAATATAAATTTTCAAGTTAGAATGAATAGGTCAACAGGAGTAATTAAATTTGTATATGACGGAACGCCTCCTTATGGAAGTTCAACTTCGCATCAACCGCAAGTTGGGATAAAGAGTGCCGTTGGCAACTATAGTGCTCTAACCGTTGCGTCTGCAGGGAGTTGGAATTCACCAGTTAAAATCACGACGGGTATAGGGACTAATAGCATTTGTACTTTTACATTAAATACCGGACCCACTTCTGGATTAACTTATACTTGGTCACCTGATGTTCCAGCAGTACCAAATTGTGCAACCTCTTTTATTCCAGTAAATTCGGCTACTAATGTAGTAACTTCTCCAACTTTAACGTGGGCAAGTGGAGGTGGAGTTCCTACTAGTTATAATGTTTACTTTGGAACCAATGCGAATCCACCACTTATTGGAAATCAAACTGGCATTTCCTACAATCCTGGAACTTTGGCTGCTAACACAACTTACTATTGGCAAATCGTTCCTAAAAATAGTATTGGTTCGGCTGCTGGCTGTACAGTAAATTCTTTTAAAACCACTGCAGCTTCACTCTATTGTACAGCAGGTGCGACGAATACATCCTTTGAGAAGATACACAATGTAACAATTGGAGGAATTAATAATAATTCGACCTCTACTGCAGGTTATGAAGACTTTACTTCGGTGTCAACAACCTTATTTCAGGGGCAGCAATATGCGTTTTCTGCTTCAGGCAATACTTCTTATGCAGTAGATCAGGTCTTAGTGTGGATTGACTTTAATCAGAATGGAAGTTTTACTGATGGAGGCGAGCAGGTGTTTGTGAGCTCAACTCAATTTTCGCCGTGGGCGGGCAGTCTAACTATTCCCGCCTCTGCACTTTTAGGTGCAACTAGAATGAGAGTGCGGCTTCATGATACTTATAATAATCCAAATAGTACTCCTTGTGGTTTGTCTGGCTACGGACAAGTGGAAGATTATACTGTAATTATTAGTACACTAACGCCTTGTACAGGTACGCCAATAGCTGGATCAGTAACTGTAAATCCCACATTAGGTTCGCCTGGCTCTGTTTATTCTGTAGGTGCTTCAGGTTTTACCCCAGCTAGTGGATTGACTTTTCAGTGGCAATACAGCGACAATGGCGGCGGGACTTGGACAAATCAGGGTGCGGCAACGCCTTCCTATAGCAGTTTAACCGGGATGACAGCTCCGGCATTTGGTATTGTTAGGACTTGGCGTCTTTTAGTGACTTGTTCCGCTAGTGGGTTAACTGCTACTTCATCAACAGGAAAATTTACATCTAGTTATTGTGTGCCAAGTGGTACTACGGCATATTATATTACAAATTTTAAAACCACCGGAGGTGCTACTGATATAAATAATAGCAGTGGAAATAGTAATATCTATGGGAATTATGCTGCGATTAGTGCTAGTCAATATGCGGGATCATCCCTAAATTTATCTATCAGTACAAATAGTGGTCAGCATTATTTTTCTGGGTGGGTAGACTGGAATAACGATGGAGACTTTGCTGATGCAGGTGAAGCTATTTTTTCCACATCCACTTTTACAAATAGTTATTCTGGAGCATATACAATTGCTGCATCTCAACCGGCGGGTTCTTATAGAATGCGTATTGCAAATAGTTGGTCTGCTACTTCTATTACTTCCTGTTCCGGAAATGGATATAGTGAGTATGAGGATTATACTATAACAGTATTAGCTCTTACTCCTTGTACAGGTACGCCAACGGCAGGTGCGGTAACGGTCAATCCGGTCTCAGGTCAGCCTGGTTCTAGTTATGCAGTAACTGCCTCCGGTTTTACAGGTGCAAGCGGACTGACTTATCAGTGGCAATATAGCGACAATGGCGGCGGGACTTGGACAAATCAAGGTGGAAGTACTCCGTCTTACAGTAATCTAACAGGTATGATCGCTCCAGCATTTGGCATCGTTAGGACTTGGCGTTTGACGGTTACTTGTACATCATCTGGTGCATTTGCTAATTCATCAACAGGAACCTTTACAAGTTCCTATTGTTCAACTTTCTCAACGAGTAGCGAGTATTATATTAAAAATTTTGCAACAACGGGTGGTATTGGGAATATAACCAACTTAAATACGTCACAATCACCAAATGGATATGGAAATTACACTTCTCAATCCGTAAGTCAATATGCAGGCTCTTCGATAAACTTTACTACATCGTTTGGATTAAACTCAACTTATACCTTTGGTTTCTCTATTTGGATCGATTGGAATAATGATGGTGATTTCCTAGATAGTGGAGAGCAGGTCTACGTATCTAGTAGTTACAATACTAATTATTCATCGAGTTTTTCTATTCCAATGGCAGTAGTGCCTGGAAATTATCGAATGAGAGTATTGGCGGATTATTATTCAATTGCACCTATGAATCCTTGTGCGTTGTCTGCGACAGGACCTTATGGTGAGGTGGAAGATTATACTTTACAGGTTTTATCTTTAGGGCCTTGCACAACTCCAGCAGCACAACCAACTGCATTATCTTTAACCGTATCTGGCGCTGTAATAAATGGGAGTTTTATCGCCGCAACTCCTGCTCCCAATAGCTATTTAGTGGTCGTTGGTACAAATGCAACTCCTCCAACATTGGTAAACGGTACTACGTACCCTATAGGAAGTTCAATAGGTGCAGGGTATACAGTTGTTGATAACGATTCAAACACTAGCTTTTCGGCAAATTCGCTAAATTCTTTGACTACTTATTACTTTTTCGTTTATTCAATGAATAACTTTTGCACTGGAGGACCAAATTATCAAAATACATCTCCATTAACAGGTTCTGCTATCACGGGAAGTTGTGTGCCATCTGTAAGTAGTGGCTATCAAAATTCAATTTATACAACTAGAGTAGATTTTTCAGGTACTTTAAATGATACTTTCAAAACATCAACTTTTTCTAACAGTCCACTTGGGTATCAAGATTGGACAAGTTTACCGGATAGACCTATACAAGTTCCTGGAGAGTATATTAATGTCTCTGTGCAAAATAATACAGCCTCTAATATTGTAGCGTGGGTAGATTGGGACAAGGACGGAAATTTTGTAGAAACGGAAAAAGTTTATAGTACAAATGGCAACTCAAGAAGTGCAGCTTCATTCAATTTCTTAATTCCAATAGGGCAAACACTAGGAGATTATAAAATTAGAATACGCTCAAATACATCTACAGGCACTTTTCCATATACGTCATGTCAATTATTAACTAGTCAAGCAGGGGAAACAGAAGATTATCTATTTACAGTAGTTGCAAAATGCAACTCTCTAGTGATATCTGTCACCAATGGCTTGGGCTGTGATTCTAGTACTGTTACATTGGGCGCAACGGCTACAGCTGGCGTTACGCAGTTTAGATGGTATACTGCACAAACGGGAGGAACGTCAATTGGCACATCTACTGTTGGAGCGGGATTTTCGACCACTTTTACAACTCCTGTAATTTCTACTACAACCAACTATTATGTAGCCGCATGGAACGGTACGTGCGAAACCCAGATGCGAACATTAGTAACTGCTAAGATGAGTAAAGCACCTATAGTGACATTCACACCAGCTGCACCAAAAATTTGTGGTGATACCGAAATTGTGCAATTGTCAGCAGCAGGTAGTAAAGAATTTGTTTATTTGATAAATGAAGATTTTGAAAGTGGTGGTCTAGGTTTATTTACTAATGAGAATATCATTAATAATACTCCTACTATTAATAGTACTAGCTCATGGCAGAATAGAAGTAGCACCTTTATTTCAACACTCCCTTTGTGGCGTCCGTCGATTTCTTCGGGATCTGGAGCGAATAAATTTGTCACTGCCACTTCAGATGTTGGCTCAACTACTACAGTGCACAATGCTTTGCGGTCTCCAATTATTGATACTCGCTCTTTTGCAACTTTACACTTGAAGTTTGATATGTATTATTCAAGATATTATGCCAATGGAACCAATACCTCACAGGATTTTGTAGCTATTGAAGGGTCTAGAGATGGAGGCGTTACTTGGTTGACTGCAGAGCAGTTAAAAATCACAGATGATGAGGGGAAAGCTAGCAAATTTAACTCAAAAACGATTGAATTGTCATTTCTAACGGGTGAAGAAAACGCGAGATTTAGAATAATTTATTATGGAACATCGTGTGAAGGTGTTGCTATCGATAATATTGAGTTTTATGGTAAAAAAACAATATCCGAATTTAATTTTGATACTACAGCAGCTAATGCCTTTATGGATGCTGCGGCGACAATTCCATATATGGGAACTCCAACGACTTCCATCTATATTAAACCAAGCTTGTCACAATTAGAAAATGCACTACTTAACATAGCTGTTTATACGGGTTCAGATGCATGCGCCACAGGTATCAATATTGTAAATAATACAAAATCATTCTCTGCTGGAACTTCACCAAATGATTGGAACGCTGCTACAAATTGGAAGCCTGCAGGGGTGCCTACTGCTACAAATTGTATAATCATATTGGATGATGATGTACGAGTGACAGGCACAAATTATTCTGCCTCTGGATTAAATTTAGCGATCAAAAACAATGCTTTACTAACTGTAAATGCCGGTAACACTATTATTATTACAGATAAAGTAATTATCGAATCAACTGGCGAATTGCGATTAAAAGATGGAGCGAGTTTACTTCAGATAAATGATATCCAAAATACGGGCACTGGCCAAATGAAAGTGGAGCGCATTGCCAATATCAGAAAAACAGATTACGTATACTGGTCCTCTCCAGTTACTACCGCATCAGCATTTTCCAGCGCTAGCATTTCTCCGGAAACTTATAGTAATATGATTTACAAATGGTTGCCAACAATACCAACAAATCTAAACGGTTTTGGCAATTGGACAGCAGGAATAGAGAGTATGATTTCAGGGAAAGGATATATCGTCCGAGGTCCGAATTCATTTTCAGAAACTCCGGCACCGTTTACGACTACATTTGCAGGTACACCTTCTAATGGTACAATTTCAATTCCTATTCAGAGGGGCGATTGGAATGGGGGCGTTTATTCCACAGGTGTTTCTCCGACACCTGGAACTAATAATGATGACAACTGGAATCTTGTTGGTAATCCATATCCATCTGCAATTGATGCAAAGGCTTTTTTGTTAGCAAATACTAATATTGATGGATTTATAAATATATGGACCCATGGAACAATGCCAAATTCTACAATTCCTAATCCCTTCTATGGTACATTCTCTTATAATTATAATCTATCTGATTATATTACCTATAATAGTAGTGGCACACAAAATGGTCCTACCGCTTTTAATGGTTATATACCCTCCGGACAAGGATTCTTTGTGGCAATGTTGCACGGTAGCACAAATCCAGGGAATATAACTTTTACTAATGCCTTGAGAGGCAGCACTTATAATAATAGTGTTTTTTATAAAAGTGCGGCAGACCAAAATAGTGCAGGAGAGGGACGAATTTGGTTAGATATAGTAGCTGACGACGGTCGCAATGTCCGAACCTTAGTAGCTTATGTTGAAGGTGCAACAAATGGTAGAGATCGGCTATTTGACGCAATTACTGACGATAAAGAAGATCTGAATTTGTTTTCCAACATTGAGGATGATATGATGAAAATTCAAGGAAAAGTAGCGCCTTTTGTCCAACATGATAAGATTCCATTAGGTATTAAAGTACCTCGCGTCGGACTCTATTCTATTGCTATTGCTGCAGTTGATGGATTATTTACCGATGCTTCTCAAAACATCTATTTAGAAGATATGTACCATAATGTGATTCATAATTTAAGAGAAAATCCATATAAATTCAATTCTCAAGGAGGTAAGTTTACTGACCGTTTTGTATTAAGATATACCAATGGTACTCTTGGGAATGAGAATCACTCAATTGACCCAGATTCTGTTCTAATTGCGTGCTCTGAACAAATAGAGGTAAAATCGGTTTTTTCAGAGATTGATAAAATTCGAATATTTGATGTTTTAGGGAAAGAGTTGGCAAATTTCTCTAATGTGAATGATTTTTATTTGGCAATAAGTAGAGTTAAAAAAGAGAATAAAGCACTAATTGTACGGGTAAGTTTAATTAATGGCTTTGTAGTTAATAAGATGATAATTTATTAA